A single genomic interval of Struthio camelus isolate bStrCam1 chromosome 9, bStrCam1.hap1, whole genome shotgun sequence harbors:
- the LOC104144639 gene encoding thiamine transporter 2, translating into MGCWTQEKSGTWIFPTVILCIYGFFYMMKPSEPFLIPYLTAPDKNLTIDEVTNQIFPVWTYSYLALLFPVFLITDYARYKPIIILQGVSFIITWLLLLFAHGVVAMQVVEFFYGMVTATEVAYYAYIYSVVSTEHYQKATSYCRSITLAAATVAAVLGQLLVSLAHVSYFHLNAITLASLSLAFACSFFLPTPQKSMFFHKDASPEHLHGTVKSPESSTSGPNEPSGCQGDGAPAPPDTRPTPEQPADQAQPQNQALRVLVQLCWDLRDCYGSRKLLYWSLWWALATAGFNQVVNYIQVLWDFRAPSHSSAVYNGAVEAIATLLSSVASLTVGYVKVNWDLFGELALGVFSAMDAGCLFLMHFTANIWAGYASYLVFKACYMLLITIATFQIAVNLSMERYALMFGFNNFLALVIQTILTVVVVDLKGLGLDIVIQFLIYGSYFAVIAGIFLLRSICMLVAIKCKRKILRFCEEPLSLAEHKSKQHIIAVYTTRL; encoded by the exons ATGGGCTGCTGGACACAAGAAAAAAGCGGCACCTGGATTTTTCCCACTGTGATCCTCTGCATCTATGGATTCTTCTATATGATGAAGCCATCAGAACCTTTTCTAATCCCTTATCTAACAGCACCAGACAAAAACCTGACCATAGATGAG GTGACAAACCAGATTTTCCCAGTTTGGACATACTCCTACCTGGCGCTCCTTTTCCCCGTCTTCTTGATTACGGACTACGCACGCTACAAGCCCATCATCATCCTGCAGGGCGTCAGCTTCATCATCACATGGCTCTTGCTCCTCTTTGCACACGGAGTGGTGGCCATGCAGGTGGTGGAGTTCTTCTACGGCATGGTGACAGCCACCGAGGTCGCCTATTACGCCTACATCTACAGCGTCGTCAGCACCGAGCACTACCAGAAAGCGACCAGCTACTGCCGCAGCATCACCCTTGCGGCGGCCACCGTTGCTGCAGTGCTGGGACAGCTTCTGGTTTCCTTGGCCCACGTCTCCTACTTCCACCTCAACGCCATTACTTTGGCTTCCCTATCCTTAGCGTTCGCGTGCTCGTTTTTCCTCCCAACGCCCCAGAAGAGTATGTTCTTCCATAAAGACGCTTCCCCAGAACATCTCCACGGAACAGTTAAAAGTCCAGAGTCAAGTACCTCCGGCCCCAACGAGCCCTCCGGCTGCCAGGGGGACGGAGCCCCTGCACCACCCGACACAAGACCAACACCCGAGCAGCCGGCTGACCAAGCCCAGCCCCAGAATCAGGCACTCAgggtgctggtgcagctgtgcTGGGACTTACGGGATTGCTATGGCTCTAGAAAACTTCTTTACTGGTCCCTGTGGTGGGCTCTGGCCACAGCAGGCTTTAACCAGGTTGTGAACTATATCCAAGTGCTGTGGGACTTCAGAGCCCCCTCTCATAGCTCTGCGGTCTATAATGGAGCTGTCGAAGCAATAGCAACTCTTTTGA GCTCAGTAGCATCTTTAACAGTAGGATATGTGAAAGTGAACTGGGATCTTTTTGGAGAACTGGCTTTGGGAGTCTTCTCTGCGATGGATGCTGGTTGTCTATTTCTCATGCACTTTACTGCCAACATCTGGGCAGGTTATGCCAGCTACCTTGTTTTCAAGGCATGCTATATGCTCCTTATAACAATAGCAAC ATTCCAGATCGCTGTCAATCTGAGCATGGAGCGCTACGCGTTGATGTTTGGCTTCAACAACTTCCTTGCACTGGTGATTCAGACCATTCTTACAGTAGTTGTAGTGGATTTAAAAGGCCTGGGACTGGACATAGTAATTCAG TTTTTAATTTATGGCAGCTACTTTGCAGTCATAGCTGGGATTTTCTTGCTCAGAAGCATTTGCATGCTTGTTGCAatcaaatgcaaaaggaaaatactgagATTTTGTGAAGAGCCTCTCAGCCTTGCTGAACACAAATCAAAACAGCATATCATAGCTGTCTATACAACACGGCTgtga